Proteins from a genomic interval of Sporomusaceae bacterium:
- the flgM gene encoding flagellar biosynthesis anti-sigma factor FlgM has product MKVYTDQNKVAKSSKPGDVAPTSKKDEVILSTQAQEFGQIYQAIKALPEVREDKVRELSAQIAQGNYSVDAKEVAEKMLGRLMADRIR; this is encoded by the coding sequence ATGAAAGTCTATACAGATCAGAACAAGGTCGCGAAAAGCTCCAAACCCGGCGACGTCGCTCCGACCTCGAAAAAAGACGAAGTGATCCTCTCCACCCAGGCCCAGGAATTCGGCCAGATTTACCAGGCCATCAAAGCCTTGCCCGAGGTGCGCGAAGACAAAGTAAGGGAACTGTCCGCCCAAATCGCTCAGGGCAACTACAGCGTCGACGCGAAGGAAGTGGCGGAAAAAATGCTCGGCCGCCTGATGGCCGACCGCATTCGCTAA
- a CDS encoding flagellar protein FlgN — protein sequence MANWDKLVILLDEMVSLYGAILELSRQKQDILIAVKPQDLEAVTKQEELLILQAGKLEAARGKLLQQLAAADGVAVQDITLAKMKELAGPEAGARLDKIAAEFERIMAELAPVNKLNAELIQRALGFINYNINLLTQSATGPTYAPKGKNTQETQVRKLVDKKV from the coding sequence GTGGCCAACTGGGACAAACTAGTCATCCTGCTCGACGAAATGGTCAGTCTCTATGGGGCCATCCTCGAACTCAGCCGCCAGAAGCAAGACATCCTTATCGCCGTCAAACCGCAGGACCTCGAAGCGGTAACCAAGCAGGAAGAGCTCCTCATCCTGCAGGCCGGGAAACTGGAAGCGGCCCGCGGCAAACTCCTGCAGCAGCTTGCGGCGGCAGACGGCGTAGCCGTCCAGGACATCACCTTGGCCAAAATGAAAGAACTGGCCGGTCCGGAAGCGGGCGCACGCCTCGACAAAATCGCGGCTGAATTCGAACGCATCATGGCGGAACTCGCCCCGGTCAACAAGCTCAACGCCGAACTCATCCAGCGGGCTCTCGGTTTCATCAACTACAACATCAACCTCCTGACGCAAAGCGCGACAGGACCTACCTATGCCCCAAAGGGGAAAAACACCCAGGAAACTCAGGTCAGGAAACTGGTAGACAAGAAAGTTTAA
- the flgK gene encoding flagellar hook-associated protein FlgK: MRSTFSGLNAAVRGIYANQLSLDTVGHNISNANTEGYSRQRVNLSTTRPEVVYGGAGALQVGTGVAIQSVTRARDIFMDRQFWKESSTLGYASTSVSTYSQIEGIFRDELPDAGLQTVLNNFWQSWQTLATNASNDSARTAVRERGAELVDAIAHARDQLEDMITNVNDSLSAKVAEINEMSSEIYSLNKQISNIEVGGMENANDLRDRRDLLTDKLSKMMNVRVFEDANHNYVIQVSDVVLADGGGYTPLALNDPSTSMDPEYGFEVRYLVVADGRNQRVNITNGEMKALQEANSTVPKNYLDKLSTMSKFLLQEFNAVHRSGFGTDNSTGNNFFGNQSVNYATQTLGKNGWLDALSVNSDLYNDGGLAKIAAKTLISNPVNQSNASGGQASVGGAYTSTATVAYQIRVNTVNAAGQVQTASYSIDGGTTWVAVAAGDTDTTNANYTVLNNLPNGLSLTINTDIDNRAYDPVPVPPVADIYTFSVPQGNASGDNATLLGNKLKNPTPASSVLGGSSLDGYYNSIIGELGVKAQNSKRLEENQQTLVDQIENWRQATAGVNIDEEMTNMIRFQKGYNAAARIMTSIDEMLDKLINGTGVVGR; encoded by the coding sequence ATGCGCTCGACCTTCAGCGGTCTCAACGCGGCCGTCCGCGGCATCTACGCCAACCAGCTGTCGCTCGACACCGTTGGCCATAACATCTCCAACGCCAATACCGAAGGATATTCCCGCCAGCGCGTCAACCTGTCCACCACCCGCCCGGAAGTCGTTTACGGCGGAGCGGGGGCGTTACAGGTCGGCACCGGCGTTGCCATTCAGTCAGTTACCCGCGCCCGCGACATCTTCATGGACAGGCAATTCTGGAAAGAATCCTCCACCCTCGGCTACGCGTCGACCTCGGTCAGCACCTACAGCCAGATCGAAGGCATCTTCCGCGACGAACTGCCCGACGCCGGCCTCCAGACCGTCCTCAACAACTTCTGGCAGTCCTGGCAGACGCTGGCCACCAACGCCTCCAACGACAGCGCCCGCACCGCCGTGCGGGAGCGGGGCGCCGAACTCGTCGACGCCATCGCCCACGCCCGCGACCAACTCGAAGACATGATCACCAACGTCAACGACTCCCTATCAGCCAAAGTAGCGGAAATCAACGAAATGTCGTCTGAAATATACTCCCTCAACAAACAAATCTCCAACATCGAAGTCGGCGGCATGGAAAACGCCAACGACCTGCGCGACCGGCGCGACCTCCTTACCGATAAACTTTCCAAAATGATGAATGTCCGCGTCTTCGAAGACGCCAACCATAACTACGTCATCCAGGTATCGGACGTCGTCCTCGCCGACGGCGGCGGCTACACGCCCCTCGCCCTCAACGACCCTTCCACCTCCATGGACCCCGAGTACGGCTTCGAGGTCAGATACCTCGTCGTCGCCGACGGCCGAAACCAAAGAGTCAACATCACCAACGGCGAAATGAAAGCTTTGCAGGAAGCAAACTCCACCGTCCCCAAAAACTACCTCGACAAACTCTCCACCATGAGCAAGTTCCTGCTGCAGGAATTCAACGCCGTCCACCGTTCCGGTTTCGGCACCGACAACTCCACCGGCAACAACTTCTTCGGCAACCAGTCCGTCAACTACGCCACCCAAACCCTCGGCAAAAACGGCTGGCTCGACGCCCTGTCCGTCAACAGCGACCTATACAACGACGGCGGCCTGGCCAAAATCGCCGCCAAAACCCTCATCAGCAACCCCGTCAACCAGAGCAACGCCTCCGGCGGCCAGGCCTCGGTCGGCGGCGCCTACACCTCCACCGCCACCGTCGCCTATCAGATCAGAGTAAACACCGTCAACGCCGCCGGCCAGGTACAGACCGCCAGCTACTCCATCGACGGCGGCACCACCTGGGTCGCGGTCGCAGCCGGCGATACCGACACCACCAACGCCAACTACACCGTCCTCAACAACCTGCCCAACGGGCTAAGCCTCACCATCAACACCGACATCGACAACCGGGCCTACGACCCCGTTCCCGTCCCTCCGGTGGCCGACATATACACCTTCAGCGTCCCCCAGGGCAACGCCTCCGGCGACAACGCCACCCTCCTCGGCAACAAACTCAAGAACCCCACGCCGGCAAGCTCGGTGCTTGGCGGCTCCTCCCTCGACGGCTACTACAACTCTATCATCGGCGAACTGGGCGTCAAGGCCCAGAACAGCAAACGGCTGGAAGAAAACCAGCAGACGCTCGTCGATCAGATCGAAAACTGGCGCCAGGCTACCGCCGGCGTCAACATCGACGAAGAAATGACCAACATGATCCGCTTCCAGAAAGGCTACAACGCCGCCGCGCGGATCATGACATCCATAGACGAAATGCTCGACAAACTCATCAACGGGACCGGCGTCGTCGGTCGATAG
- the flgL gene encoding flagellar hook-associated protein FlgL — protein MRVANSTIIYNFLSSLNKSQQRMNAYQEQLSDGKLVHRPSDDPVRAIRSLRLNTDLMTNEQYTQNAKDAQSWLNQTDSAIDGVVSVMERARELVIDSISPNPAIAYTTAATELDGLINQAISQGNTQIGDRYVFAGQQDKVVGGPFERKIINGVEQVVYKGDDNKISMRIQPGAANPNQDSINVTGEDIFGPMTTVVDGATGQTYQVSTTFRNLLAIKEDLATGAPNMKDLSTTGLANIDTATDRVLLAQTNIGARMATYEMAQNLMKKNYVTISENVAANDSIDIAKVTIDFKNSENIYNAALAVGARIMPQSLVDFLS, from the coding sequence GTGCGAGTAGCAAACAGCACGATAATATACAACTTCCTGTCCAGTCTCAACAAATCCCAGCAGCGGATGAACGCCTACCAGGAGCAGCTGTCGGACGGAAAACTCGTCCACCGGCCCTCCGACGACCCCGTGCGCGCCATCCGCAGCCTGCGGCTCAACACCGACCTCATGACAAACGAACAATACACCCAGAACGCCAAAGACGCCCAATCGTGGCTCAACCAGACCGACTCCGCCATCGACGGCGTCGTCAGCGTCATGGAAAGAGCCAGGGAACTCGTCATCGACTCCATCAGCCCCAACCCCGCCATCGCCTACACCACCGCGGCCACCGAACTCGACGGCCTCATCAACCAGGCCATCTCCCAGGGCAACACCCAGATCGGCGACCGCTACGTCTTCGCCGGCCAGCAGGACAAAGTCGTCGGCGGCCCCTTCGAGCGCAAAATCATCAACGGCGTCGAGCAAGTCGTCTACAAAGGCGACGACAACAAAATCTCCATGCGCATCCAGCCCGGGGCGGCCAACCCCAACCAGGACAGCATCAACGTCACCGGCGAGGACATCTTCGGCCCCATGACCACCGTCGTCGACGGCGCGACCGGCCAGACATACCAGGTATCCACCACCTTCCGCAACCTGCTGGCCATCAAAGAAGACCTCGCGACCGGCGCCCCTAACATGAAGGATCTATCGACCACCGGCCTCGCCAACATCGACACGGCCACCGACCGGGTGCTGCTCGCCCAGACCAACATCGGCGCCCGCATGGCAACCTACGAAATGGCCCAGAACCTGATGAAGAAAAACTACGTCACCATCAGCGAAAACGTCGCCGCCAACGACTCCATCGACATCGCCAAGGTCACGATTGACTTCAAAAACAGCGAAAACATCTACAACGCAGCCCTGGCGGTCGGGGCGAGAATCATGCCCCAGTCGCTCGTCGACTTCCTCAGCTAG
- a CDS encoding DUF6470 family protein — MSRLILTIDQTPCRASYGLLGPDALRRDLAATQRGAVRETIGNYVARGNRLATIAAGNGIADLAAELYLSEPTPEVIVVPVERPVFGFTEATGIDIVI; from the coding sequence ATGAGCCGCCTCATCCTCACCATCGACCAGACGCCCTGCCGGGCGTCTTACGGCCTCCTGGGCCCGGACGCCCTCCGCCGCGACCTCGCCGCCACCCAGCGCGGCGCTGTCCGCGAAACCATCGGCAACTACGTCGCCCGCGGCAACCGCCTGGCCACCATCGCGGCGGGCAACGGCATCGCCGACCTTGCCGCCGAGCTATACCTCAGCGAACCCACCCCCGAAGTCATCGTCGTCCCCGTAGAACGGCCGGTCTTCGGCTTCACCGAAGCCACCGGCATCGACATCGTCATCTGA
- the fliW gene encoding flagellar assembly protein FliW, which translates to MVIESTRFGSLEVDDQDIIRFPQGLPGFDDEKAFAFLPYGPDSPFAFLQSVAEPALTFFVVEPFPFFTDYEFELSDDLAKEIGMTAAAPFQVFCIVTVPDNLEEMTANLLAPLVVNWKERRAVQTVLDNKGYTTRHRLFPAGFPPKPKEGK; encoded by the coding sequence ATGGTAATAGAATCCACCCGTTTCGGTTCCCTCGAAGTGGACGACCAGGACATCATCCGTTTCCCCCAGGGCCTGCCCGGCTTTGACGACGAAAAGGCCTTCGCCTTCCTGCCCTACGGCCCCGACAGCCCCTTCGCCTTCCTCCAGTCGGTCGCCGAGCCCGCCCTCACCTTTTTTGTCGTCGAGCCCTTCCCGTTCTTCACCGACTACGAATTCGAACTGAGCGACGACTTGGCCAAAGAAATCGGCATGACCGCCGCCGCCCCCTTCCAGGTCTTCTGCATCGTCACCGTTCCCGATAACCTTGAAGAAATGACCGCCAACCTCCTCGCGCCCCTCGTCGTCAACTGGAAAGAGCGCCGCGCCGTCCAGACCGTGCTCGACAACAAAGGCTACACCACCAGGCACCGGCTCTTTCCCGCCGGCTTCCCCCCAAAACCCAAGGAGGGCAAATAA
- the csrA gene encoding carbon storage regulator CsrA, with the protein MLALTRKCGEKIIIGDNIVITVVDIKGDSVKLAIQAPREIKIFRGELYEAIAAENKQAAAPPPAAGLDLLKDFHK; encoded by the coding sequence ATGCTGGCCCTCACCCGTAAATGCGGCGAAAAAATCATCATCGGCGACAATATCGTCATCACCGTCGTCGACATCAAAGGCGACAGCGTCAAACTTGCCATCCAGGCCCCCCGGGAAATCAAAATCTTCCGGGGCGAACTCTACGAAGCCATCGCCGCCGAAAACAAACAGGCCGCCGCTCCGCCGCCCGCCGCCGGCCTCGACCTCCTCAAAGACTTCCACAAATAA
- a CDS encoding flagellin → MIINHNIAALNTYGRLSANNAATGKSLEKLSSGLRINRAGDDAAGLAISEKMRGQIRGLDQAVRNSQDGISLIQTAEGALNETHSILQRMRELAVQSASDTNTSQDRSNIQKEIDQLVKEIDRIATTTEFNTKKLLDGSMGTLVSAATANVLANSSVNSGITTATVLTALTDKAGNTLGIVEGDVVTVSYMKNGALVTNNTTVTTTTAVEGLDTADFTFSMSSGVLDAVAANAGTAGAVYGITITVKDSTGNVKSSPTNLLSSFQQTSAAKDARNDGQATILIGANTGQSLNVDIETMKAGSLGVSGLKVDTQGAANVAISVLDTAIQTVSAERSKLGANQNRLEHTINNLSTSSENLTAAESRVRDVDMAKEMMTFTKLNILNQAATAMLAQANQQPQGVLQLLR, encoded by the coding sequence ATGATTATCAACCACAACATCGCGGCCCTCAACACTTACGGCCGTCTGTCCGCCAACAACGCGGCCACCGGCAAATCCCTCGAAAAACTGTCGTCCGGCCTGCGCATCAACCGCGCCGGCGACGACGCCGCCGGTCTCGCCATCTCCGAAAAAATGCGCGGCCAGATCCGCGGCCTCGACCAGGCGGTCCGCAACTCCCAGGACGGCATCAGCCTCATCCAGACCGCTGAAGGCGCCCTCAACGAAACCCACAGCATCCTGCAGCGTATGCGCGAACTCGCCGTGCAGTCGGCGTCCGACACCAACACCAGCCAAGACCGCAGCAACATCCAGAAAGAAATCGACCAGCTGGTGAAAGAGATCGACCGCATCGCCACCACCACCGAGTTCAACACCAAGAAACTGCTCGACGGCTCGATGGGCACCCTCGTCAGCGCCGCCACCGCCAACGTCCTGGCCAACTCGTCGGTCAACAGCGGCATTACCACAGCTACGGTACTCACCGCCCTGACCGACAAAGCCGGTAACACTCTCGGCATCGTCGAAGGCGACGTCGTCACCGTCAGCTACATGAAGAATGGCGCCCTGGTCACCAACAACACGACGGTAACAACTACCACGGCCGTTGAAGGCCTTGACACCGCCGACTTCACCTTCTCGATGAGCTCCGGTGTCCTCGACGCTGTAGCTGCCAACGCTGGCACCGCCGGCGCCGTCTACGGCATAACCATCACCGTCAAGGATTCGACCGGCAACGTCAAGTCGTCCCCGACCAACCTGCTGTCGTCCTTCCAGCAGACAAGCGCTGCCAAGGACGCCCGCAACGACGGCCAGGCCACCATCCTAATCGGCGCCAACACCGGCCAGAGCCTCAACGTCGACATCGAGACCATGAAAGCCGGCTCGCTCGGCGTCAGCGGCCTCAAGGTCGATACCCAGGGGGCGGCCAACGTCGCCATCTCCGTCCTCGACACCGCCATCCAGACCGTCTCGGCCGAGCGCTCCAAGCTCGGTGCGAACCAGAACCGTCTGGAGCACACCATCAACAACCTCAGCACGTCCAGCGAAAACCTGACCGCTGCCGAAAGCCGCGTCCGCGACGTCGACATGGCCAAAGAGATGATGACCTTCACCAAGCTCAACATCCTCAACCAGGCCGCCACCGCCATGCTGGCCCAGGCCAATCAGCAGCCCCAGGGCGTGCTGCAGCTCCTCAGGTAA
- a CDS encoding flagellin: protein MIINHNIAALNTYGRLSANNAATGKSLEKLSSGLRINRAGDDAAGLAISEKMRGQIRGLDQAVRNSQDGISLIQTAEGALNETHSILQRMRELAVQSASDTNTSQDRSNIQKEIDQLVKEIDRIATTTEFNTKKLLDGSMGTLVSAATANVLANSSVNSGITTATVLTALTDKAGNTLGIVEGDVVTVSYMKNGALVTNNTTVTTTTAVEGLDTADFTFSMSSGVLDAVAANAGTAGAVYGITITVKDSTGNVKSSPTNLLSSFQQTSAAKDARNDGQATILIGANTGQSLNVDIETMKAGSLGVSGLKVDTQGAANVAISVLDTAIQTVSAERSKLGANQNRLEHTINNLSTSSENLTAAESRVRDVDMAKEMMTFTKLNILNQAATAMLAQANQQPQGVLQLLR from the coding sequence ATGATTATCAACCACAACATCGCGGCTCTCAACACATACGGCCGTCTGTCCGCCAACAACGCGGCCACCGGCAAATCCCTCGAAAAACTGTCGTCCGGCCTGCGCATCAACCGCGCCGGCGACGACGCCGCCGGTCTCGCCATCTCCGAAAAAATGCGCGGCCAGATCCGCGGCCTCGACCAGGCGGTCCGCAACTCCCAGGACGGCATCAGCCTCATCCAGACCGCTGAAGGCGCCCTCAACGAAACCCACAGCATCCTGCAGCGTATGCGCGAACTCGCCGTGCAGTCGGCGTCCGACACCAACACCAGCCAAGACCGCAGCAACATCCAGAAAGAAATCGACCAGCTGGTGAAAGAGATCGACCGCATCGCCACCACCACCGAGTTCAACACCAAGAAACTGCTCGACGGCTCGATGGGCACCCTCGTCAGCGCCGCCACCGCCAACGTCCTGGCCAACTCGTCGGTCAACAGCGGCATTACCACAGCTACGGTACTCACCGCCCTGACCGACAAAGCCGGTAACACTCTCGGCATCGTCGAAGGCGACGTCGTCACCGTCAGCTACATGAAGAATGGCGCCCTGGTCACCAACAACACGACGGTAACAACTACCACGGCCGTTGAAGGCCTTGACACCGCCGACTTCACCTTCTCGATGAGCTCCGGTGTCCTCGACGCTGTAGCTGCCAACGCTGGCACCGCCGGCGCCGTCTACGGCATAACCATCACCGTCAAGGATTCGACCGGCAACGTCAAGTCGTCCCCGACCAACCTGCTGTCGTCCTTCCAGCAGACAAGCGCTGCCAAGGACGCCCGCAACGACGGCCAGGCCACCATCCTAATCGGCGCCAACACCGGCCAGAGCCTCAACGTCGACATCGAGACCATGAAAGCCGGCTCGCTCGGCGTCAGCGGCCTCAAGGTCGATACCCAGGGGGCGGCCAACGTCGCCATCTCCGTCCTCGACACCGCCATCCAGACCGTCTCGGCCGAGCGCTCCAAGCTCGGTGCGAACCAGAACCGTCTGGAGCACACCATCAACAACCTCAGCACGTCCAGCGAAAACCTGACCGCTGCCGAAAGCCGCGTCCGCGACGTCGACATGGCCAAAGAGATGATGACCTTCACCAAGCTCAACATCCTCAACCAGGCCGCCACCGCCATGCTGGCCCAGGCCAATCAGCAGCCCCAGGGCGTGCTGCAACTCCTCCGGTAA
- a CDS encoding flagellin: MIINHNIAALNTYGRLAANNASTGKSLEKLSSGLRINRAGDDAAGLAISEKMRGQIRGLDQAVRNSQDGISLIQTAEGALNETHSILQRMRELAVQSASDTNTSQDRSNIQKEIDQLVKEIDRIATTTEFNTKKVLDGSMGTLVSAATANILGNTAVNAATTVSAALTSLQDQAGNTLGIVSGDSITVSYMKNGSLVTNTTSVASATALSDIDTGDFTFSMGTGVLQAYAATTGTANAVYGLTVTVKDATGNAKATPTNLLSSFQQTSAAKDARADGQATILIGANTGQSLTVDIETMKAASLGVSGLKVDTQGAANVAIAVIDTAIQTVATERSKLGAGQNRLEHTINNLSASSENLSAAESRIRDVDMAKEMMTFTKLNILTQAGTAMLAQANQQPQGVLQLLK; the protein is encoded by the coding sequence ATGATTATCAACCACAACATCGCGGCTCTCAACACTTACGGCCGCCTGGCCGCCAACAACGCATCCACCGGCAAATCCCTCGAAAAACTGTCGTCCGGCCTCAGGATCAACCGCGCCGGCGACGACGCCGCCGGCCTCGCCATCTCCGAAAAAATGCGCGGCCAGATCCGCGGCCTCGACCAGGCGGTCCGCAACTCCCAGGACGGCATCAGTCTCATCCAGACGGCTGAAGGCGCCCTCAACGAAACCCACAGCATCCTGCAACGTATGCGCGAACTCGCCGTGCAGTCGGCGTCCGACACCAACACCAGCCAGGACCGCAGCAACATCCAGAAAGAAATCGACCAACTGGTCAAAGAAATAGACCGGATCGCCACCACCACCGAGTTCAACACCAAGAAAGTGCTCGACGGCTCCATGGGCACCCTCGTCAGCGCCGCCACCGCCAATATCCTCGGCAACACGGCGGTCAACGCCGCGACCACCGTATCCGCCGCCCTGACAAGCTTGCAGGATCAGGCTGGCAACACCCTCGGCATTGTCAGCGGCGACAGCATCACCGTCAGCTACATGAAGAACGGCTCGTTGGTCACCAATACTACCTCGGTAGCTTCTGCCACCGCACTTTCCGACATCGACACTGGTGACTTCACCTTCTCGATGGGCACCGGTGTCCTCCAGGCCTATGCCGCGACCACCGGCACCGCCAACGCCGTCTACGGCCTGACGGTCACCGTCAAGGATGCGACCGGCAACGCAAAAGCCACCCCGACCAACCTGCTGTCCTCCTTCCAGCAGACAAGCGCCGCCAAGGACGCCCGCGCCGACGGCCAGGCCACCATCCTCATCGGCGCCAACACCGGCCAGAGCCTCACCGTCGACATCGAGACCATGAAAGCCGCTTCGCTCGGTGTCAGCGGCCTCAAAGTCGACACCCAGGGCGCGGCCAACGTCGCCATCGCCGTTATCGACACCGCCATCCAGACCGTGGCCACCGAACGCTCCAAGCTCGGCGCCGGCCAAAACCGTCTGGAACACACCATCAACAACCTAAGCGCGTCCAGCGAAAACCTCAGCGCCGCCGAAAGCCGCATCCGCGACGTCGACATGGCCAAGGAAATGATGACCTTCACCAAGCTCAACATCCTCACCCAGGCCGGCACCGCCATGCTCGCCCAGGCCAACCAGCAGCCCCAGGGCGTTCTGCAGCTCCTCAAGTAA
- a CDS encoding DUF115 domain-containing protein codes for MDNFEQNLQVLASGQYHHIDPLEESDLNISFLAAENGSEFFLRQPGEEVFVVRGEADKDNMPDPLREEIIFVIGFGAPAEMAALLDAANPRSIVVVIEPNLAFFQHALATWDMRAVADRNFIVVAKRPDGVGQAVSKLMTTALILYLRNIRIYSTYYYRTQESDTALAIAKTISERVIYQMRHLGNDFTDAIWGVTHDLANVRHLNGAVDVDKLKGRFHGRPAVVVSAGPSLEKNMRHLPKLAGKALIIAVDTILAKLLKNNIVPDVVCSIERIDEVYEYFYKDKDIPESIALTAPPVLKPLIFAEYKGARIIPYRGPLPVYKWLAAATGVTGDAFIEMGASVAHLGLALAAHAGCSPIILTGQDLAFGAKDGALVSHSGDTIYEDIDKCTETDDYSRPSAEIEGYYGGKVMTSMWWQDVRLWFENQIRENGLKVINATEGGAKINGAEQRPLGELADQYAALPPVDFSRELAAAPKNSVDLPAFVARLREKRDDIEALVKQARKREKKLKALKITPHTTPKNLQRNWRELQSTDELLIDTVKDPFMNQLIHPNIIHIAQKVNALPQRIDAEILAQNRDLQVELCWVVGFAGDELIQVIDDTIADLGAGQENKIG; via the coding sequence GTGGACAACTTCGAACAAAACCTCCAGGTGTTGGCCAGCGGACAATATCATCATATCGATCCCCTTGAGGAAAGCGATCTGAACATATCCTTCCTGGCCGCCGAGAATGGAAGCGAATTCTTCCTCCGCCAGCCCGGCGAAGAAGTCTTCGTCGTCCGCGGCGAAGCCGACAAAGACAACATGCCCGACCCCCTCAGGGAAGAAATCATCTTTGTCATCGGCTTCGGTGCCCCGGCGGAGATGGCCGCCCTCCTCGACGCCGCCAACCCGCGCTCCATCGTCGTCGTCATCGAGCCCAACCTCGCCTTCTTCCAGCACGCCCTCGCCACCTGGGACATGCGGGCCGTAGCCGACCGCAATTTCATCGTCGTCGCCAAACGTCCCGACGGCGTCGGCCAGGCCGTCAGCAAACTTATGACAACGGCGCTCATCCTCTACCTGCGCAACATCCGCATCTACAGTACCTACTACTACCGCACCCAGGAATCAGACACCGCCCTCGCCATCGCCAAAACCATCTCCGAGCGCGTCATCTACCAGATGCGCCACCTCGGCAACGACTTCACCGACGCCATCTGGGGCGTCACCCACGACCTCGCCAACGTCAGGCACCTTAACGGCGCCGTTGACGTCGACAAACTCAAAGGCCGCTTCCACGGCCGTCCTGCCGTCGTCGTCTCCGCCGGGCCGTCGCTCGAAAAGAACATGCGCCACCTCCCCAAGCTCGCCGGCAAAGCCCTCATCATCGCCGTCGACACCATCCTCGCCAAGCTCCTCAAAAACAACATCGTCCCCGACGTCGTCTGCTCCATCGAGCGTATCGACGAAGTCTACGAATACTTCTACAAGGACAAGGACATCCCGGAAAGCATCGCCCTCACTGCCCCCCCCGTCCTCAAACCCCTGATCTTCGCAGAATACAAAGGAGCGCGCATCATCCCCTACCGGGGGCCGCTGCCTGTCTATAAATGGCTCGCCGCCGCCACCGGCGTAACCGGCGACGCCTTCATCGAAATGGGCGCCTCCGTCGCCCACCTCGGCCTCGCCCTCGCCGCCCACGCCGGCTGCTCGCCCATCATCCTCACTGGTCAGGACCTAGCCTTCGGCGCCAAGGACGGCGCCCTCGTCAGCCACTCCGGCGACACCATCTACGAAGACATCGACAAATGCACCGAAACGGACGACTACAGCCGCCCGTCCGCCGAAATCGAAGGCTACTACGGCGGCAAAGTCATGACCAGCATGTGGTGGCAGGACGTCAGGCTCTGGTTCGAGAACCAGATCCGTGAAAACGGTCTTAAAGTAATCAACGCCACCGAAGGGGGCGCGAAAATCAACGGCGCCGAGCAGCGGCCCCTCGGCGAACTCGCCGACCAATACGCCGCCCTTCCGCCGGTAGACTTTTCCCGCGAACTGGCCGCCGCTCCGAAGAACAGCGTCGACCTGCCGGCGTTTGTCGCCAGACTCAGGGAAAAACGCGACGATATCGAGGCGCTGGTCAAGCAGGCCCGCAAACGCGAAAAGAAACTGAAAGCGCTGAAAATCACTCCCCATACTACCCCCAAGAACCTCCAGCGCAACTGGCGCGAACTGCAAAGCACCGACGAACTTCTCATCGATACGGTCAAGGATCCCTTCATGAACCAGCTCATCCACCCCAACATCATCCATATAGCCCAGAAAGTCAACGCCCTGCCCCAGCGCATCGACGCCGAAATCCTCGCCCAGAACCGCGACCTCCAGGTCGAACTGTGCTGGGTAGTCGGCTTCGCCGGCGACGAACTCATCCAAGTAATCGACGACACCATCGCCGACCTTGGCGCCGGACAAGAAAACAAAATCGGCTAA
- a CDS encoding flagellar protein FlaG, giving the protein MDVNALKKVTANSDYGISGVAAEKPRVTPAEAAKAKHADVARQAENPNDENMALTNEEVRELTEALNKFMTSMNADLQFALHEKTKSLMVQLVDPKSQQVIKEFPQHEFLDMVARISEYVGALVDKKV; this is encoded by the coding sequence ATGGATGTGAATGCCCTGAAAAAGGTGACAGCAAACTCGGATTACGGAATATCCGGGGTCGCCGCCGAAAAACCCAGAGTAACTCCGGCAGAAGCGGCCAAAGCCAAACATGCCGACGTCGCCAGACAGGCCGAAAACCCCAACGACGAGAACATGGCCCTCACCAACGAAGAAGTGCGCGAACTCACCGAAGCCCTCAACAAATTCATGACCTCGATGAACGCCGACCTCCAGTTCGCCCTTCATGAGAAGACGAAATCCCTCATGGTGCAGCTTGTCGACCCCAAAAGCCAGCAAGTCATCAAGGAATTCCCCCAGCACGAATTCCTCGACATGGTCGCGCGCATCAGCGAATACGTCGGCGCGCTTGTCGACAAAAAAGTTTGA